The following are encoded together in the Scyliorhinus torazame isolate Kashiwa2021f chromosome 6, sScyTor2.1, whole genome shotgun sequence genome:
- the trak1a gene encoding trafficking kinesin-binding protein 1 isoform X7 — MQRFVKEDYYELDWYYEECADVLCAERVGQMTKTYNDIDAVTRLLEEKERDLELAARIGQSLLKKNRTLTERNEYLEEQVEHAREEVSQLRHELSMKDELLQFYTSAAEESESDSTSSTPLRRIESTSSVQNYFHLDSLQRKLKDLEEENVVLRTETCHLQTETISYEEKEQQLVNDCVKELRDSNVQLVNLAEELAKKTEDTTRQQEEITHLLSQIVDLQKKAKAYAVENEELTQHLSAAKDAQRQLTAELRELEDKYAECMEMLHEAQEEIKNLRNKTMPNSTPRRYHSLGLFPLDSLAAEIEGSMRKELQMDNSLDQEQKHQQKRVFETVRTVNQAVRQRSQAPSPMNIPGSNQSSAMNSAFSSCVSTPRSSFYGSDISNIVIDNKTNSIILETESPEIGNEDKDKKLGQPGTPGSRDLQAALRRLSLRRENYLCERRFFEDERERKLHELAEKGEISSGSATPTESIMSLGTNLSGISDFTRFSGMSFSSRSYLPEKLQIVKPLEGSVTLHHWQQLAQPNLGGILDPRPGVVTKGFRPLELDTEQVYHLADYEEDEPGDTSFRGLATSTPVQHRETSVHYPGKCMSHTSSTFTFTTCRILHPSDELAQVTSSVHSTPTPSCGILSNIKPTPVGTPCTPRRLSLAESFTNLREGTTTMSISLGLVKLLKERGISAAVYNPYSLDRMGLSNSANLYNPKPTTVPSTPPNSPLYSLCPSPPPFECKGTCGHYDNFLASKPASSMLKEMRGDRQVRHSESQTDVSISKINLVDKVKRLGIAKVVQPGIASGRESSMMDEKGPLHNMAHGPMNAFAQGTLVGESLALGCTQVATGAIGGIQLNTGIRRNRSFPTMVGASMQMKGPAPMSSGILMGAKIPKQTNRQ, encoded by the exons GTTTCCCAACTTCGCCATGAACTGTCTATGAAAGATGAGTTACTGCAATTCTACACCAGTGCAGCAGAGGAAAGTGAGAGTGACTCAACTTCCTCGACACC GTTGAGACGGATTGAGTCTACCTCATCTGTACAGAATTATTTTCATTTGGACTCTCTTCAAAGGAAGCTGAAGGATCTGGAAGAGGAAAATGTTGTTTTAAGGACAGAG ACGTGCCATCTGCAGACTGAGACCATTTCATACGAAGAAAAGGAACAGCAACTTGTGAACGACTGCGTGAAGGAGCTAA GGGACTCGAACGTTCAACTAGTTAACTTGGCAGAGGAGTTGGCGAAAAAGACTGAAGACACCACACGGCAGCAAGAGGAAATTACTCATCTTCTGTCACAAATAGTTGACCTGCAGAAAAAGGCCAAAGCT TATGCGGTAGAAAATGAGGAACTTACTCAGCATCTGAGTGCAGCTAAAGATGCCCAAAGGCAGCTCACGGCCGAG TTGCGGGAGCTGGAGGACAAATATGCAGAGTGTATGGAGATGCTACATGAAGCACAGGAGGAAATCAAGAACCTGCGGAACAAAACCATGCCAAACAGCACGCCGCGCCGATACCACTCTCTCGGCCTCTTCCCTTTG GATTCTTTAGCAGCTGAAATTGAAGGGTCGATGCGCAAAGAACTCCAGATGGACAACTCCCTTGACCAGGAGCAAAA ACATCAGCAGAAGCGAGTGTTTGAAACTGTGCGCACAGTGAACCAGGCTGTGCGACAAAGATCCCAGGCGCCATCACCAATGAATATCCCAGGGTCTAACCAGTCCTCTGCGATGAACTCTGCCTTCTCAAGCTGCGTCAGCACTCCCCGGTCCAGCTTCTATGGTAGCGACATCAGCAACATAGTCATAGACAACAAGACTAACAGCATCATTTTAGAAACTGAATCACCTGAAATAGG AAATGAGGATAAAGATAAGAAGCTCGGCCAGCCAGGAACCCCCGGCTCCAGGGATTTACAGGCAGCTCTGCGACGCCTCTCGCTTCGGCGAGAGAACTACCTGTGTGAAAGGAGGTTTTTCGAGGATGAGCGGGAGAGGAAGTTGCACGAGTTGGCGGAAAAGGGGGAAATCTCGAGTGGGTCCGCGACGCCGACGGAAAGCATCATGTCTTTAGGAACAAACCTCTCTGGGATATCTGACTTCACAAGGTTTTCAGGAATGTCTTTCAGCAGCCGGTCATACCTGCCAGAGAAACTGCAGATTGTGAAGCCCTTGGAAG GTTCAGTAACTTTGCACCACTGGCAGCAACTGGCCCAACCAAACCTGGGAGGAATCCTTGACCCACGGCCTGGCGTTGTCACCAAGGGCttcaggcctctggagctggacacTGAGCAAGTTTACCACTTGGCCGATTACGAAGAAGATGAACCCGGTGACACTTCTTTCCGGGGCCTAGCTACCTCAACCCCGGTGCAGCACAGGGAGACCTCAG TTCACTACCCTGGTAAATGTATGTCTCATACCAGCTCCACCTTTACCTTCACAACCTGCCGCATTCTTCACCCCTCTGATGAACTCGCACAAGTCACTTCAAG TGTTCACTCTACGCCTACTCCATCTTGTGGGATCTTGAGTAATATAAAACCAACTCCGGTTGGCACTCCGTGCACACCTCGGCGCCTGAGCTTGGCTGAATCCTTTACTAACCTGCGGGAAGGTACAACCACAATGAGCATCTCTTTGGGCTTGGTTAAGTTGTTGAAGGAGCGAGGAATCTCGGCAGCTGTGTACAACCCGTATAGCTTGGACAGGATGGGcttgagcaacagtgctaacctgtaCAACCCCAAACCAACTACGGTACCATCCACCCCTCCCAACTCACCACTGTattcactgtgcccatctccgcctcCGTTTGAATGTAAGGGCACTTGCGGCCATTATGACAATTTTCTTGCCTCCAAGCCCGCCAGCTCCATGCTGAAGGAGATGAGAGGGGACAGACAAGTGAGGCACAGCGAGAGCCAAACAGATGTGAGTATCTCCAAAATCAACCTGGTTGACAAAGTCAAGAGGCTCGGCATCGCCAAAGTAGTCCAGCCAGGCATAGCGTCAGGACGTGAGTCTTCAATGATGGACGAGAAAGGACCCCTTCACAACATGGCCCATGGACCAATGAATGCTTTTGCCCAGGGCACTTTGGTGGGTGAGAGCCTTGCGTTAGGCTGCACCCAGGTGGCCACTGGTGCCATCGGAGGGATTCAGCTGAATACTGGCATCCGACGGAATCGGAGCTTCCCCACCATGGTGGGTGCCAGCATGCAGATGAAAGGACCTGCTCCAATGAGTTCAGGAATTCTTATGGGAGCCAAAATACCCAAACAGACTAACCGACAATGA
- the trak1a gene encoding trafficking kinesin-binding protein 1 isoform X5: MQRFVKEDYYELDWYYEECADVLCAERVGQMTKTYNDIDAVTRLLEEKERDLELAARIGQSLLKKNRTLTERNEYLEEQVEHAREEVSQLRHELSMKDELLQFYTSAAEESESDSTSSTPLRRIESTSSVQNYFHLDSLQRKLKDLEEENVVLRTETCHLQTETISYEEKEQQLVNDCVKELRDSNVQLVNLAEELAKKTEDTTRQQEEITHLLSQIVDLQKKAKAYAVENEELTQHLSAAKDAQRQLTAELRELEDKYAECMEMLHEAQEEIKNLRNKTMPNSTPRRYHSLGLFPLDSLAAEIEGSMRKELQMDNSLDQEQKHQQKRVFETVRTVNQAVRQRSQAPSPMNIPGSNQSSAMNSAFSSCVSTPRSSFYGSDISNIVIDNKTNSIILETESPEIGNEDKDKKLGQPGTPGSRDLQAALRRLSLRRENYLCERRFFEDERERKLHELAEKGEISSGSATPTESIMSLGTNLSGISDFTRFSGMSFSSRSYLPEKLQIVKPLEGSVTLHHWQQLAQPNLGGILDPRPGVVTKGFRPLELDTEQVYHLADYEEDEPGDTSFRGLATSTPVQHRETSGERSNAQVPVSHSKTLVMQCQPNAVDSQESADGDEASALEDTWIMNIGHPLESRAVAHYLCMGQVGEAIDKVYAHVHYPGKCMSHTSSTFTFTTCRILHPSDELAQVTSSVHSTPTPSCGILSNIKPTPVGTPCTPRRLSLAESFTNLREGTTTMSISLGLVKLLKERGISAAVYNPYSLDRMGLSNSANLYNPKPTTVPSTPPNSPLYSLCPSPPPFECKGTCGHYDNFLASKPASSMLKEMRGDRQVRHSESQTDVSISKINLVDKVKRLGIAKVVQPGIASGRESSMMDEKGPLHNMAHGPMNAFAQGTLVGESLALGCTQVATGAIGGIQLNTGIRRNRSFPTMVGASMQMKGPAPMSSGILMGAKIPKQTNRQ; encoded by the exons GTTTCCCAACTTCGCCATGAACTGTCTATGAAAGATGAGTTACTGCAATTCTACACCAGTGCAGCAGAGGAAAGTGAGAGTGACTCAACTTCCTCGACACC GTTGAGACGGATTGAGTCTACCTCATCTGTACAGAATTATTTTCATTTGGACTCTCTTCAAAGGAAGCTGAAGGATCTGGAAGAGGAAAATGTTGTTTTAAGGACAGAG ACGTGCCATCTGCAGACTGAGACCATTTCATACGAAGAAAAGGAACAGCAACTTGTGAACGACTGCGTGAAGGAGCTAA GGGACTCGAACGTTCAACTAGTTAACTTGGCAGAGGAGTTGGCGAAAAAGACTGAAGACACCACACGGCAGCAAGAGGAAATTACTCATCTTCTGTCACAAATAGTTGACCTGCAGAAAAAGGCCAAAGCT TATGCGGTAGAAAATGAGGAACTTACTCAGCATCTGAGTGCAGCTAAAGATGCCCAAAGGCAGCTCACGGCCGAG TTGCGGGAGCTGGAGGACAAATATGCAGAGTGTATGGAGATGCTACATGAAGCACAGGAGGAAATCAAGAACCTGCGGAACAAAACCATGCCAAACAGCACGCCGCGCCGATACCACTCTCTCGGCCTCTTCCCTTTG GATTCTTTAGCAGCTGAAATTGAAGGGTCGATGCGCAAAGAACTCCAGATGGACAACTCCCTTGACCAGGAGCAAAA ACATCAGCAGAAGCGAGTGTTTGAAACTGTGCGCACAGTGAACCAGGCTGTGCGACAAAGATCCCAGGCGCCATCACCAATGAATATCCCAGGGTCTAACCAGTCCTCTGCGATGAACTCTGCCTTCTCAAGCTGCGTCAGCACTCCCCGGTCCAGCTTCTATGGTAGCGACATCAGCAACATAGTCATAGACAACAAGACTAACAGCATCATTTTAGAAACTGAATCACCTGAAATAGG AAATGAGGATAAAGATAAGAAGCTCGGCCAGCCAGGAACCCCCGGCTCCAGGGATTTACAGGCAGCTCTGCGACGCCTCTCGCTTCGGCGAGAGAACTACCTGTGTGAAAGGAGGTTTTTCGAGGATGAGCGGGAGAGGAAGTTGCACGAGTTGGCGGAAAAGGGGGAAATCTCGAGTGGGTCCGCGACGCCGACGGAAAGCATCATGTCTTTAGGAACAAACCTCTCTGGGATATCTGACTTCACAAGGTTTTCAGGAATGTCTTTCAGCAGCCGGTCATACCTGCCAGAGAAACTGCAGATTGTGAAGCCCTTGGAAG GTTCAGTAACTTTGCACCACTGGCAGCAACTGGCCCAACCAAACCTGGGAGGAATCCTTGACCCACGGCCTGGCGTTGTCACCAAGGGCttcaggcctctggagctggacacTGAGCAAGTTTACCACTTGGCCGATTACGAAGAAGATGAACCCGGTGACACTTCTTTCCGGGGCCTAGCTACCTCAACCCCGGTGCAGCACAGGGAGACCTCAGGTGAGAGGTCGAATGCACAAGTGCCTGTATCACACAGCAAGACGTTAGTGATGCAGTGTCAGCCAAACGCAGTGGATTCACAGGAGTCAGCAGACGGTGATGAGGCTTCTG CATTGGAGGATACTTGGATCATGAATATTGGCCACCCTCTGGAATCTCGTGCAGTGGCCCATTATTTGTGTATGGGCCAAGTTGGTGAAGCCATTGACAAAGTGTATGCGCATG TTCACTACCCTGGTAAATGTATGTCTCATACCAGCTCCACCTTTACCTTCACAACCTGCCGCATTCTTCACCCCTCTGATGAACTCGCACAAGTCACTTCAAG TGTTCACTCTACGCCTACTCCATCTTGTGGGATCTTGAGTAATATAAAACCAACTCCGGTTGGCACTCCGTGCACACCTCGGCGCCTGAGCTTGGCTGAATCCTTTACTAACCTGCGGGAAGGTACAACCACAATGAGCATCTCTTTGGGCTTGGTTAAGTTGTTGAAGGAGCGAGGAATCTCGGCAGCTGTGTACAACCCGTATAGCTTGGACAGGATGGGcttgagcaacagtgctaacctgtaCAACCCCAAACCAACTACGGTACCATCCACCCCTCCCAACTCACCACTGTattcactgtgcccatctccgcctcCGTTTGAATGTAAGGGCACTTGCGGCCATTATGACAATTTTCTTGCCTCCAAGCCCGCCAGCTCCATGCTGAAGGAGATGAGAGGGGACAGACAAGTGAGGCACAGCGAGAGCCAAACAGATGTGAGTATCTCCAAAATCAACCTGGTTGACAAAGTCAAGAGGCTCGGCATCGCCAAAGTAGTCCAGCCAGGCATAGCGTCAGGACGTGAGTCTTCAATGATGGACGAGAAAGGACCCCTTCACAACATGGCCCATGGACCAATGAATGCTTTTGCCCAGGGCACTTTGGTGGGTGAGAGCCTTGCGTTAGGCTGCACCCAGGTGGCCACTGGTGCCATCGGAGGGATTCAGCTGAATACTGGCATCCGACGGAATCGGAGCTTCCCCACCATGGTGGGTGCCAGCATGCAGATGAAAGGACCTGCTCCAATGAGTTCAGGAATTCTTATGGGAGCCAAAATACCCAAACAGACTAACCGACAATGA